A genome region from Anastrepha ludens isolate Willacy chromosome 3, idAnaLude1.1, whole genome shotgun sequence includes the following:
- the LOC128856787 gene encoding 3'-5' RNA helicase YTHDC2 translates to MLKTKNRVRGKNSNKEPTLSRDDRLQLHQRISQFLAGSDVELVIPGLSNVQRKYLHKYIAHLGLLSRSYGPESNRVLHITHRKRLKSLGHVRKLELSAASRSLLEKSLPVFEAHVIDANRVQHQQISRQQLQKKSRLRSESLLIGLGSRLVPPRANRISSELYRDKQELPIYLYQEEIHNMLKQHAIFIISGETGSGKTTQVPQYILNDSMRRNRPCRLVVTQPRRVAAVSVAHRVAEERGEQIGDTVGYQIRLESRVQKTTNLIYTTSGCLLRSIMADAKDFFRKVTHLIIDEIHERDKYTDFTLITIKEQLKHDKDLKVILMSATMDISLLSKYFNDCPVMSVPGQGFNVKIFQLEDILYRTGYRTALMEKYLRSMNESNSPQYAKLPASVENNSTYSTETPAKLSDVYLQKGLDAIIDQCCLENFRCEEELLALFDQMQYFIESEGMPVDAAHSQTGITPLMAACKCNYAKYVELFLFHQANVHLRDARGLTALDYSKMHSDETCLRILQSSDVVLKEQMQLKQELENKQRILLAYQQQFNDENEVDHDLILSLLEGLYRSPHPGAIMVFLPGYNDIVQQRDLIQSTLPANTYRICILHGQMDSQDQFEALQRHTVRKIILSTNIGQTSITVPDLAYIIDSGKVKMKTHDSITESSQLQSVWISKADANQRSGRAGRTQNGVCYRLYSTATYEYMPEFCIPEFMRIPLTEICLYAKTLDRQSDVSTFLARALNPPSSVSVQNAVRKLQMLEVFNDDESVTELGRHLVEIPLDVQLGKCLLYGIFFKCFDSILTIVAFHSVKDPFILPTDRAAQGHASFQRKSFAGKTFSDQLGILSLYKSYCSVRNNRKRVREFCNKYYLSQSAMEVFCATRRQIADLTCQKFRLGQQASLFNDDWNMVRYCLAAGFYPNVAVIDRQKGTLISGAEKQLLLQRTSALNPPGMKNLKDFIDELPFDWVIFFEKSGVGSKCSINMNTVVSPVVIALQCGRDCVLDKDALDDSKISDNEESVSGNATVDSNETFNELMTKVEALSLPDPSEINNPKAIMSIDNWIKFELPTNDANMLLLLRSLIKSQFEIFLQSGNSMQASTSVYHVQKLLYSLENIFPT, encoded by the exons atgttgaaaacaaaaaaccgagTTAGAGGCAAGAATAGTAACAAAGAACCCACTTTATCTAGGGACGATCGACTTCAACTGCACCAGCGTATATCACAATTCTTAGCCGGCTCTGATGTTGAATTGGTTATTCCGGGATTATCCAATGTACAACGAAAATATCTCCATAAATACATTGCACACCTTGGGTTATTATCACGAAGTTATGGCCCCGAAAGCAACCGTGTACTTCACATTACACATCGCAAACGTTTAAAATCTTTGGGACATGTACGTAAGCTGGAATTATCGGCGGCTAGCCGTTCCCTTCTTGAAAAGTCACTACCCGTATTTGAAGCACACGTGATTGATGCAAATCGTGTGCAACATCAACAAATCTCAAGACagcaacttcaaaaaaaaagtcgtCTGCGTAGTGAGTCGTTATTAATTGGATTGGGATCACGCCTTGTACCGCCGCGTGCCAATCGCATAAGTTCTGAACTTTACCGAGATAAACAGGAGCTCCCTATTTACCTATATCAAGAGGAAATACATAATATGCTAAAACAACATGCT atctttATCATCAGTGGGGAAACTGGCTCAGGCAAAACCACACAAGTGCCGCAGTATATTTTGAATGATAGTATGCGTAGAAATCGTCCATGCCGTCTTGTGGTAACACAGCCGAGGCGAGTTGCAGCTGTTTCTGTTGCCCATAGAGTGGCGGAAGAACGGGGTGAACAAATCGGTGATACTGTTGGTTACCAAATACGATTGGAAA gtCGTGTTCAGAAAACTACTAATTTAATCTACACAACAAGTGGCTGTCTATTGCGTTCGATAATGGCTGATGCGAAAGATTTCTTTCGTAAAGTAACTCATTTAATAATAGATGAAATTCATGAACGTGATAAGTACACAGATTTTACACTTATAACCATTAAGGAACAGCTAAAGCATGATAAAGATCTTAAGGTGATACTTATGTCGGCCACAATGGACATTAGTTTACTTTCAAAATACTTCAATGATTGTCCAGTAATGAGTGTGCCTGGACAAGGgtttaatgtaaaaattttccaaCTTGAAGATATACTTTATCGCACCGGCTATCGAACGGCTTTAATGGAGAAATATTTGCGTTCAATGAATGAATCAAATTCACCACAATATGCAAAATTGCCAGCTAGTGTGGAAAACAATTCCACTTATTCAACTGAAACCCCAGCCAAATTAAGTGATGTGTATTTGCAAAAGGGCTTAGATGCAATTATAGATCAGTGTTGCCTTGAAAACTTTCGATGTGAGGAGGAACTACTTGCCTTGTTTGACCAAATGCAGTATTTTATTGAAAGCGAAGGCATGCCTGTAGATGCTGCGCACTCACAAACAG GTATTACTCCACTTATGGCAGCTTGTAAATGCAACTACGCAAAATATGTAgagctatttttatttcatcaggCCAATGTCCACCTCCGAGATGCGAGAGGGCTAACTGCTCTTGATTATTCGAAAATGCATTCGGACGAGACATGTTTAAGAATACTACAAAGTTCGGATGTTGTTTTAAAGGAGCAAATGCAATTAAAGCAAGAACTGGAAAACAAACAACGCATTTTGCTTGCGTATCAGCAACAGTTCAACGACGAAAATGAAGTCGATCACGATTTGATTCTGTCGTTATTGGAAGGTCTCTACCGGAGTCCTCATCCTGGTGCTATTATGGTTTTTCTACCAGGTTACAATGATATCGTCCAGCAAAGGGATCTCATCCAAAGCACTCTTCCTGCTAATACATATCGAATTTGTATTCTTCATGGTCAAATGGATTCACAGGATCAATTTGAGGCACTACAAAGGCATACAGTGCGCAAAATTATACTTTCCACAAATATTGGGCAGACATCAATAACAGTACCCGATTTGGCCTACATTATCGATTCAGGAAAGGTTAAAATGAAAACTCATGACTCAATCACGGAGTCATCGCAGCTGCAGTCGGTGTGGATATCCAAAGCAGATGCGAATCAAAGATCTGGCCGTGCCGGTCGCACTCAGAATGGGGTGTGCTACCGATTGTATTCCACAGCAACATATGAATATATGCCAGAATTCTGCATTCCAGAATTCATGCGTATACCCTTAACTGAAATTTGTTTATACGCTAAGACGCTGGATCGTCAAAGTGATGTTTCAACATTTTTAGCAAGGGCTCTAAATCCGCCTTCAAGTGTAAGTGTGCAAAATGCGGTAAGAAAGCTACAAATGCTGGAAGTTTTCAACGATGATGAAAGTGTAACAGAGTTAGGCCGACATTTGGTAGAGATTCCCTTGGATGTACAATTGGGCAAATGTTTACTatacggaattttttttaaatgctttgatTCCATATTGACTATTGTCGCTTTTCACTCGGTAAAAGATCCTTTCATTTTACCAACGGATCGCGCAGCTCAAGGTCATGCCTCGTTCCAACGAAAATCATTTGCAGGGAAGACTTTTAGCGATCAGCTGGGAATACTTTCATTGTATAAATCTTACTGCTCAGTGCGTAACAATAGGAAACGTGTTCGCGAgttttgcaataaatactaTCTATCGCAATCAGCTATGGAAGTGTTTTGTGCAACGCGACGTCAAATTGCTGATCTGACATgtcaaaaatttcgtttgggaCAACAAGCGTCCTTATTTAATGATGACTGGAATATGGTACGTTATTGTTTGGCTGCTGGTTTCTACCCTAACGTAGCAGTAATTGATCGCCAAAAAGGGACGCTTATTTCGGGAGCAGAAAAGCAGTTACTACTACAGAGAACATCGGCGCTGAACCCACCTGGCATGAAGAACTTAAAAGATTTTATTGACGAACTCCCATTCGATTGGGTGATATTCTTTGAAAAATCTGGTGTTGGTAGTAAATGCTCGATAAATATGAACACCGTAGTTTCGCCTGTCGTAATTGCTCTTCAATGTGGTCGAGATTGTGTGCTGGATAAAGACGCTTTGGACGACTCTAAAATTTCAGATAACGAAGAGTCAGTTTCTGGCAATGCAACTGTTGATTCAAATGAAACATTTAACGAACTGATGACAAAGGTTGAAGCGCTTTCCTTACCAGACCCCTCTGAAATTAATAACCCAAAAGCTATAATGTCTATAGATAATTGGATCAAATTTGAGTTGCCTACCAATGATGCAAACATGCTTTTGCTGCTCCGTAGCTTGATAAAGTcacaatttgaaatatttttgcaaagtgGTAATTCAATGCAGGCATCAACGTCAGTTTATCATGTTCAAAAGCTTCTCTAcagtttagaaaatatttttccaacataA
- the LOC128856789 gene encoding uncharacterized protein C9orf85 homolog produces MSTERGNASRTRSQKHKNRTAFKNDLHDKTHQQKKLNSLHVSEVCQHCKDVIEWKIKYKKYKPLTQPKSCTRCQQRNITKAYHVLCRQCALEARVCAKCLKNAEQIEIEPPQPTIEEQSKLQVEMDRLIKSLPERKRRAFLRYMNKGKRQEALEQSSRDEKFDDGDGQKKELVSQKHLPHTREDLLQKIEQLKLNNDSSGSEFDSEIDEV; encoded by the coding sequence ATGAGCACTGAACGTGGAAATGCATCACGAACAAGATCTCAAAAGCATAAAAACCGCACCGCTTTCAAAAATGATCTGCACGATAAAACGCATCAACAAAAGAAGCTAAATTCTTTACACGTATCTGAGGTTTGTCAACATTGCAAGGATGTCATAGAATGgaaaattaagtataaaaaatataagccaCTGACTCAACCAAAAAGCTGCACTCGTTGTCAACAGAGGAATATAACAAAAGCATACCATGTGCTCTGTCGTCAATGCGCCCTGGAAGCACGTGTATGTGCCAAGTGTCTCAAAAATGCGGAGCAGATTGAAATTGAACCACCACAGCCTACAATAGAAGAGCAGAGTAAGCTACAGGTTGAAATGGATCGGCTTATAAAATCGTTGCCTGAACGTAAACGTAGAGCTTTTCTTCGTTATATGAATAAAGGCAAAAGACAAGAAGCTTTAGAGCAGAGTTCGCGCGATGAGAAATTCGACGACGGTGATGGACAGAAGAAGGAGTTAGTAAGCCAAAAACATTTGCCCCACACTCGAGAAGATCTGCTACAAAAGATTGAACAGCTAAAGCTAAATAATGATAGTTCCGGATCGGAATTTGATTCCGAAATCGATGaagtgtaa